In the genome of Streptomyces collinus, one region contains:
- a CDS encoding DMT family transporter, with the protein MGALLALSSAVVYGIVDFAGGLLSRRVHHTAVTFLGQLGGLLLACAAALLLPADAVHLADLLWGALSGVGSGTAMWFLNRGLSRGDMSVVVPVSAVTGVALSVLCGVLVLGDRPGAVAWLGIAVTVPSLWFVAGGRAGAGKGTADGLVASLGVAVQYLALGQAGPGSGLWPVAAGRVAAVLVLLPDAARHARRLKLPPVRCVRAVLIGAGAALGLVLYLLAAQRQLLAVAVVLASLYPALPVVLGLALLRERISRRQAVGLLGAGIATVLLTLG; encoded by the coding sequence ATGGGTGCCCTTCTCGCACTTTCCTCGGCCGTCGTCTACGGCATCGTGGACTTCGCCGGCGGTCTGCTGTCCCGGCGCGTGCATCACACGGCCGTCACCTTCCTCGGCCAGCTGGGCGGGCTACTGCTCGCCTGCGCCGCCGCGCTCCTCCTGCCCGCCGACGCCGTCCACCTCGCCGACCTGCTCTGGGGAGCGCTGTCCGGCGTCGGGAGCGGCACGGCCATGTGGTTCCTCAACCGCGGGCTGAGCAGGGGGGACATGAGTGTCGTGGTGCCGGTGAGCGCCGTCACCGGTGTCGCGCTGTCGGTGCTGTGCGGGGTGCTCGTCCTCGGCGACCGCCCGGGCGCCGTCGCCTGGCTGGGCATCGCCGTCACGGTCCCCTCGCTGTGGTTCGTCGCCGGTGGCAGGGCCGGTGCCGGGAAGGGGACAGCGGACGGACTGGTCGCCAGTCTGGGCGTCGCCGTGCAGTACCTCGCCCTCGGACAGGCCGGGCCCGGAAGCGGGCTGTGGCCCGTCGCCGCGGGCCGGGTCGCCGCGGTCCTCGTGCTCCTGCCGGACGCCGCGCGGCACGCCCGCCGGCTGAAGCTGCCGCCGGTCCGCTGCGTCCGAGCCGTCCTCATCGGGGCCGGTGCGGCCCTCGGCCTCGTGCTGTATCTGCTCGCCGCCCAGCGGCAGTTGCTGGCTGTCGCCGTGGTGCTGGCCTCCCTGTACCCGGCCCTCCCCGTGGTGCTGGGCCTCGCCCTGCTGCGCGAGCGGATCAGCCGCCGTCAGGCGGTGGGGCTGCTGGGGGCGGGGATCGCGACCGTACTGCTCACCCTGGGCTGA
- a CDS encoding MalY/PatB family protein, whose amino-acid sequence MTRIPHETSGEPNPLQALTLDRLRQRTSMKWRTYPEDVLPLWVAEMDVLLAEPVVRAVTDALHLGDTGYPAGTAYAEALAAFAGKRWGWEGLAVERTAIVPDVMLGVVEMLKLVTGPGDTVIVNPPVYPPFYLFVEHMDRRVAQAPLGADGRIDLGVLESSFRQAVAGGRRAAHLLCNPHNPTGTVHTEEELSAVARLAERYGVRVVADEIHAPLVLDGAGFVPYLSVPGAERGLSLMSASKGWNLPGLKAALAVAGPGAAADLDRMPEEVGHGPSHVAVIAHTAALRDGVTWLDALLTGLDGNRRLLADLLAEHLPAVRYRPGDATYLAWLDCRALGLGDDPADVFLHRGRVALSSGLPFGTGGTGHVRLNLAASQEVLTEAVRRMAAALH is encoded by the coding sequence ATGACCAGGATCCCGCACGAGACGTCCGGTGAACCGAATCCGCTGCAAGCCCTCACCCTCGACCGGCTCCGGCAGCGCACCAGCATGAAGTGGCGCACCTACCCGGAGGACGTGCTGCCGCTGTGGGTGGCCGAGATGGACGTACTGCTCGCCGAGCCCGTCGTGCGCGCCGTCACCGACGCGCTCCACCTCGGCGACACGGGCTACCCGGCCGGCACCGCCTACGCGGAGGCGCTGGCCGCCTTCGCCGGGAAGCGGTGGGGCTGGGAAGGGCTCGCCGTGGAGCGCACCGCGATCGTGCCCGACGTCATGCTGGGTGTCGTCGAGATGCTCAAACTGGTCACCGGACCCGGTGACACGGTGATCGTGAACCCGCCCGTGTACCCGCCGTTCTACCTGTTCGTGGAGCACATGGACCGGCGGGTGGCGCAGGCCCCGCTCGGGGCGGACGGGCGCATCGACTTGGGAGTCCTGGAGTCGTCGTTCCGGCAGGCCGTCGCGGGCGGGCGGCGAGCCGCCCATCTGCTGTGCAACCCCCACAACCCGACCGGCACCGTGCACACGGAAGAGGAACTGTCCGCCGTCGCCCGCCTCGCCGAGCGGTACGGAGTGCGCGTCGTCGCCGACGAGATCCACGCCCCGCTCGTGCTCGACGGCGCCGGCTTCGTGCCGTATCTGAGCGTGCCGGGCGCCGAGCGCGGCCTGTCCCTGATGTCGGCCTCCAAGGGCTGGAACCTGCCCGGGCTCAAGGCCGCCCTCGCGGTCGCCGGGCCCGGGGCAGCCGCCGACCTGGACCGCATGCCGGAGGAGGTGGGACACGGCCCCAGCCACGTGGCCGTCATCGCCCACACCGCCGCCCTGCGCGACGGCGTCACCTGGCTGGACGCCCTGCTGACCGGCCTCGACGGCAACCGGCGGCTGCTCGCCGACCTGCTCGCCGAGCACCTGCCCGCGGTCCGCTACCGCCCGGGCGACGCCACTTACCTGGCCTGGCTCGACTGCCGCGCCCTCGGGCTCGGCGACGACCCGGCCGACGTCTTCCTGCACCGCGGCCGCGTCGCCCTCAGCTCCGGCCTTCCCTTCGGCACCGGCGGCACCGGCCACGTCCGCCTCAACCTGGCGGCCTCACAGGAGGTGCTCACGGAGGCCGTGCGCAGGATGGCGGCGGCGCTGCACTGA
- a CDS encoding ROK family transcriptional regulator codes for MTEGTAGWLPLSAGERSVAIEVLVHGPLSRTELARRLGLSAGSLTRLTKPLIESGLLVEVPEADAPGESRQGRPSQPLEVVADSGFFLGFKITEDMVYGVVTSLRSHIVARYDRPLTTHDPGEVADVLAEMTAELATGHPRLAGIGIGVGGFVQDRAVVGESPFLLWRDVPLADLVEQRTGLPVVVENDVAALVEAETWFGAGRGLERFVVLTIGAGLGYGLVLGGRRVPFAEEDRGFGRHWIVDSNGPLTPDGRRGSAVSLLTIPSIRYQIRAATGGDHTYDEILALAAAGDPMPARVVDEAARALGTLVAQISNFVMPQKILLAGEGVGLMDVAGKTVEETIREHRHPLAAPVGLETKVSDFHDWARGAAVLAIKVLVLGSAEA; via the coding sequence ATGACCGAAGGCACCGCCGGCTGGCTGCCGCTGAGCGCGGGGGAGCGCTCCGTGGCGATCGAAGTGCTCGTCCACGGCCCGCTCTCGCGCACGGAACTCGCCCGCAGACTGGGTCTGTCGGCCGGCAGTCTCACCCGGCTGACCAAGCCGCTGATCGAGTCGGGCCTGCTCGTCGAGGTGCCTGAAGCCGATGCGCCCGGGGAGTCGCGCCAGGGCCGCCCCTCCCAGCCGCTGGAGGTCGTCGCCGACTCGGGCTTCTTCCTCGGCTTCAAGATCACCGAGGACATGGTCTACGGCGTCGTCACCAGCCTGCGCAGCCACATCGTCGCCCGGTACGACCGCCCGCTCACCACCCACGACCCCGGCGAAGTGGCCGACGTACTGGCCGAGATGACCGCCGAACTGGCCACCGGCCACCCCCGCCTCGCCGGGATCGGCATCGGGGTCGGCGGGTTCGTCCAGGACCGTGCCGTGGTCGGCGAATCCCCCTTCCTGCTGTGGCGGGACGTCCCCCTGGCCGACCTGGTCGAGCAGCGCACCGGGCTGCCGGTGGTCGTCGAGAACGACGTCGCCGCCCTGGTCGAGGCCGAGACCTGGTTCGGAGCCGGACGCGGCCTGGAGCGCTTCGTCGTCCTCACCATCGGCGCCGGCCTCGGCTACGGGCTCGTGCTGGGCGGCAGGCGGGTGCCCTTCGCGGAGGAGGACCGCGGCTTCGGCCGGCACTGGATCGTCGACTCCAACGGGCCGCTCACCCCGGACGGCAGGCGCGGCAGCGCCGTCTCACTGCTGACCATCCCCAGCATCCGCTACCAGATCCGGGCCGCTACCGGCGGCGACCACACCTACGACGAGATCCTCGCCCTGGCCGCCGCCGGGGACCCGATGCCCGCCCGGGTCGTCGACGAGGCCGCGCGTGCCCTGGGGACGCTCGTCGCGCAGATCTCCAACTTCGTGATGCCGCAGAAGATCCTGCTCGCGGGGGAGGGGGTCGGGCTGATGGACGTGGCCGGGAAGACGGTCGAGGAGACGATCCGTGAGCACCGTCACCCGCTGGCCGCCCCGGTCGGTCTGGAGACGAAGGTGTCCGACTTCCACGACTGGGCCCGCGGCGCGGCCGTGTTGGCCATCAAGGTGCTGGTGCTGGGGTCGGCCGAAGCGTGA
- a CDS encoding S1 family peptidase, with protein MRHARRRVVRRVTRLAAVGGLLLGGAMVTNAVASEPPAPVIGVPFTAPPATGEGTDLVSRLGNARTAGSWIDSAGRPVVAVTDEKAAAEVKRAGAQAKMVRHSMSDLKSAASTLRSAPRVAGTSWALDYKSNQVVVRGDSTVSASAWSRMTEVAEGIGSFVRMERTEGTFTTRINGAQPILSTAGRCSAGFNVTDGKSDFILTAGHCGPDGSVWFADDRGRQQVGTSLRGSFPGDDYSLVKYDGGRAGKGADVVAVGDGKGVRITGVADAEVGQKIFRSGSTSGLRQGEVTALNATVNYPEGTVTGLIETNVCAEPGDSGGPMFADGIAIGLTSGGSGDCKAGGTTFFQPVTKALTELGVKLIVAKSSGGTGAAPAPSASPGAASPGSSAPITGTDVSTLLSRLTDPRNVGPGMLVIGGSLVALVATRWIRAEQDRKAYRQYYSATWG; from the coding sequence ATGAGGCACGCACGACGACGGGTCGTCCGGCGAGTGACACGGCTGGCGGCCGTCGGCGGACTCCTCCTCGGAGGAGCGATGGTCACCAACGCCGTGGCGAGCGAGCCGCCGGCCCCGGTCATCGGCGTCCCGTTCACCGCGCCGCCGGCGACGGGCGAGGGCACCGACCTCGTGTCCCGGCTCGGGAACGCGCGCACGGCGGGCAGCTGGATCGACTCCGCCGGGCGGCCGGTCGTCGCCGTGACGGACGAGAAGGCGGCCGCCGAGGTGAAGCGCGCCGGCGCGCAGGCCAAGATGGTCCGTCACAGCATGAGCGACCTCAAGTCCGCTGCTTCGACGTTGCGTTCGGCCCCCCGGGTGGCCGGAACCTCGTGGGCTCTGGACTACAAGAGCAACCAGGTGGTGGTGCGGGGTGACAGCACCGTCTCCGCCTCCGCCTGGTCCCGGATGACCGAGGTCGCCGAGGGCATCGGCTCCTTCGTGCGGATGGAGCGCACCGAGGGCACGTTCACCACGCGGATCAACGGCGCGCAGCCCATCCTGTCGACCGCCGGGCGCTGTTCGGCGGGGTTCAACGTGACCGACGGGAAGAGCGACTTCATCCTCACGGCGGGGCACTGCGGGCCCGACGGTTCCGTCTGGTTCGCCGACGACCGGGGCCGGCAGCAGGTCGGCACGTCGCTCCGGGGGAGCTTCCCCGGCGACGACTACTCCCTGGTGAAATACGACGGTGGCCGTGCGGGCAAGGGCGCGGACGTGGTGGCGGTCGGTGACGGCAAGGGCGTGCGGATCACGGGCGTGGCCGACGCGGAGGTCGGGCAGAAGATCTTCCGCAGCGGCAGCACCAGCGGACTGCGCCAGGGAGAGGTGACGGCGCTCAACGCGACGGTCAACTACCCCGAGGGCACGGTCACCGGCCTCATCGAGACGAACGTGTGCGCCGAACCCGGTGACAGCGGAGGCCCGATGTTCGCCGACGGCATCGCGATCGGCCTGACCTCGGGCGGCAGCGGCGACTGCAAGGCGGGCGGCACGACGTTCTTCCAGCCGGTGACGAAGGCGCTGACCGAGCTCGGCGTCAAGCTCATCGTGGCCAAGTCGTCCGGTGGCACGGGCGCCGCACCCGCGCCGTCGGCCTCGCCCGGAGCGGCCTCGCCCGGTTCGTCGGCGCCGATCACGGGCACGGACGTGTCGACGCTGCTCAGCCGCCTCACCGACCCGCGCAATGTGGGCCCCGGCATGCTCGTCATCGGGGGCAGCCTCGTGGCCCTGGTGGCCACCCGGTGGATCCGTGCGGAGCAGGACCGCAAGGCGTACCGGCAGTACTACTCGGCCACTTGGGGATGA
- a CDS encoding carbohydrate ABC transporter permease has protein sequence MTIASSSPPSRLPTGGAAEASSRTGTPQGVSGEDRGDGRLAALFIAPALLGFLVFLLWPTLRGIYLSFTRFNLLTPAEWVGLDNYVRMVNDPIFWDSLWVTVEYVAINIGVQTVAALAMAVLLQRLTQSAMLRGIVLTPYLMSNVVAGLVWLWILDTQLGIGNEIISGLGVDRIPFLADETWAIPTIALINVWRHVGYTALLLFAGLQAIPNDMYEAARVDGASEWRMFWRITMPLLRPVLAVVLIMTVIGSFQVFDTVAVTTAGGPANATNVLQYYIYSSAFGRFQFGYASAMSVALLVVLSAITILQYRLTRAGRTDLG, from the coding sequence ATGACCATCGCCTCCAGCAGTCCTCCTTCACGTCTGCCCACGGGCGGCGCGGCGGAGGCCAGCAGCAGGACCGGGACGCCACAGGGGGTGTCCGGCGAGGACCGGGGGGACGGCAGGCTGGCCGCACTCTTCATCGCGCCGGCCCTGCTCGGTTTCCTGGTCTTCCTGCTCTGGCCGACCCTGCGGGGCATCTACCTGAGCTTCACCCGCTTCAACCTGCTGACGCCGGCGGAGTGGGTGGGCCTGGACAACTACGTCCGCATGGTCAACGACCCCATCTTCTGGGACTCCCTGTGGGTCACCGTCGAGTATGTCGCCATCAACATCGGCGTCCAGACGGTGGCGGCGCTGGCCATGGCCGTCCTGCTCCAGCGGCTGACGCAGTCGGCGATGCTGCGCGGGATCGTGCTGACGCCGTATCTGATGTCGAACGTGGTCGCCGGTCTGGTCTGGCTGTGGATCCTCGACACCCAGCTCGGCATCGGCAACGAGATCATCAGCGGCCTCGGGGTGGACCGCATCCCGTTCCTCGCCGACGAGACCTGGGCGATCCCGACCATCGCGCTCATCAACGTGTGGCGGCACGTGGGCTACACCGCCCTGCTGCTGTTCGCAGGCCTCCAGGCCATCCCCAACGACATGTACGAGGCGGCCCGCGTGGACGGCGCGAGCGAGTGGCGGATGTTCTGGCGGATCACCATGCCACTGCTGCGTCCGGTACTGGCGGTCGTGCTGATCATGACGGTGATCGGGTCCTTCCAGGTGTTCGACACCGTCGCCGTGACCACCGCGGGCGGTCCGGCGAACGCCACCAACGTCCTGCAGTACTACATCTACAGTTCGGCCTTCGGCCGCTTCCAGTTCGGCTACGCCTCGGCCATGTCCGTCGCCCTGCTGGTCGTGCTGAGCGCGATCACCATCCTCCAGTACCGGCTCACCCGGGCCGGCCGGACCGACCTCGGCTGA
- a CDS encoding PPOX class F420-dependent oxidoreductase produces MDDRTLDELGAGKYLLVTSYRRNGTPVATPVWVVRDGDGLGVWTAADSWKVKRIRNRADVLVGPCDLRGNPTGDQVPATAEICDAAATARYRQLIGRKYGLTGRLTLLGSRLRRGVDGTVGIRITL; encoded by the coding sequence ATGGACGACAGGACGCTGGACGAACTCGGCGCGGGCAAGTACCTGCTGGTCACCAGCTACCGCAGGAACGGCACGCCGGTCGCCACCCCGGTCTGGGTGGTACGCGACGGGGACGGGCTCGGCGTGTGGACGGCCGCCGACTCCTGGAAGGTGAAGCGGATCCGCAACCGCGCCGATGTGCTGGTCGGCCCCTGCGACCTGCGCGGCAACCCCACCGGCGACCAGGTGCCCGCGACGGCGGAGATCTGCGACGCGGCCGCCACCGCCCGCTACCGGCAGCTGATCGGCCGCAAGTACGGCCTGACGGGCCGGCTGACCCTGCTCGGCAGCCGGCTGCGCCGGGGCGTGGACGGCACGGTGGGCATCCGCATCACCCTCTGA